From one Flavobacterium sp. N502536 genomic stretch:
- a CDS encoding DUF4838 domain-containing protein, whose product MKKKQPPYLLIFLFTLLSFKMMAQSEIIISDQNKIIATAENTQAAAGILKTYLDKAISKPFQIISESKKESTTSEIVLEISSDKKLKANEFTIKSDSKSIYITAPNQKYLRYAVYSLLEIWEFRKFTATETYIPKVTQFTFAKNTSKTYQPAFDYRALFYPDCYDEDFRDWHKLDWQLDDFGLWGHSFSTLVPPKEYFKNNPKLFALYEGERNTESLCMTNDTVVRLIEKNLAEIIAKTPNAQFYSVSQNDDVVYCECTECRAMNHKYGGPQGSFYYFLNKIAARFPKTKITTLAYLHTFKPPVNLKIAPNIYTILCPIELDRAKPVSPQSAPSFVKNLENWSAASPHLFLWDYTVQFSNFMSPFPNFNSFQDNYKLFKKNKVKGLFVQGYADVPGDFSELRQYLLAKLMWNTDIDLKAVTADFFRGFYGKSAPFVAKYVELLQANQNKSNAYLDIYSGPVQARNTFLTPEAMDQYDRLLEQAYAAVENDSILSSRVHKLRLALEFVYFEQAKFYGKNQHGMFIVNANGEKEVKKGLTERVLKFAQSCKQFGIYELSEDGLSPDNYYKEWVEICKNTTTHLGEDLNVTFITPPSAEFKGKGSYGLVDGNRGYKDFNSNWIGWYDINPEIEIETKNLIFNTLKLNFLSDQRHWIFTPKSIKIYGFKNQKWELINDQICDILTEDYEITTKSWELRNPIFSSFAKIKIVAENQKELPAWRKRKNKKAMIMLDEIELFKK is encoded by the coding sequence AAGATGATGGCACAATCTGAAATCATAATATCCGATCAAAACAAGATTATTGCAACAGCCGAAAATACTCAGGCAGCAGCAGGAATCCTGAAAACGTATCTTGATAAAGCCATTTCGAAACCCTTTCAAATTATATCTGAAAGCAAAAAAGAAAGTACTACGTCCGAAATCGTTCTGGAAATTTCTAGTGATAAAAAACTTAAAGCAAATGAATTCACCATCAAAAGTGATTCAAAATCCATTTATATAACGGCTCCAAATCAAAAATACCTGCGTTATGCCGTGTATTCTTTATTGGAAATCTGGGAGTTTCGAAAATTCACCGCCACCGAAACCTACATTCCGAAAGTAACTCAATTTACTTTTGCAAAAAACACCAGCAAAACCTACCAGCCTGCCTTTGATTACAGAGCCTTGTTCTACCCCGATTGTTACGATGAGGATTTCAGGGACTGGCACAAGCTCGACTGGCAGCTTGACGATTTTGGACTTTGGGGACATTCTTTTAGTACGCTTGTTCCGCCAAAAGAGTATTTTAAAAACAACCCCAAACTTTTTGCTTTGTACGAAGGCGAGCGAAATACCGAATCTTTGTGTATGACCAATGATACTGTTGTGCGTTTGATCGAGAAAAACCTGGCCGAAATTATCGCAAAAACGCCCAATGCTCAATTCTATTCCGTAAGTCAGAACGATGATGTCGTGTATTGCGAATGTACCGAATGCCGGGCCATGAACCACAAATATGGCGGCCCGCAGGGTTCATTTTATTATTTTTTGAATAAAATTGCAGCTCGTTTTCCTAAAACAAAAATTACGACCCTGGCCTATCTTCATACCTTCAAACCTCCTGTAAATTTAAAAATAGCACCCAACATTTATACTATTTTATGCCCAATCGAACTGGACCGTGCTAAGCCGGTTAGCCCTCAGAGTGCCCCTTCGTTTGTGAAAAATTTAGAAAACTGGAGTGCAGCTTCGCCACACCTCTTTTTATGGGATTATACGGTGCAGTTCTCCAATTTCATGTCACCCTTTCCTAATTTTAACTCTTTTCAGGACAATTATAAGCTCTTTAAAAAGAACAAAGTAAAAGGGTTATTTGTACAGGGCTATGCTGATGTTCCCGGAGATTTTTCAGAATTGCGGCAATATCTTCTCGCCAAATTAATGTGGAATACGGATATTGATCTCAAAGCTGTTACAGCCGACTTTTTTAGAGGTTTTTACGGAAAATCAGCTCCTTTCGTGGCAAAATATGTCGAACTGCTGCAAGCCAATCAAAACAAAAGCAACGCTTATTTAGACATCTATTCAGGCCCCGTTCAGGCCCGAAATACTTTCCTGACTCCCGAAGCTATGGACCAATACGATCGCTTGCTCGAACAGGCGTACGCGGCCGTTGAAAATGATTCAATCTTAAGCTCACGTGTTCATAAATTACGACTGGCTTTAGAATTTGTCTACTTTGAACAAGCTAAATTTTATGGAAAAAACCAACACGGTATGTTTATCGTAAATGCCAATGGAGAAAAAGAAGTAAAAAAAGGTTTAACAGAAAGAGTTTTAAAATTTGCTCAATCCTGTAAGCAATTCGGAATTTATGAATTGAGCGAAGACGGGCTTTCTCCGGATAATTATTATAAAGAATGGGTTGAAATTTGCAAAAACACAACCACTCATTTGGGTGAGGATTTAAACGTTACCTTTATAACACCTCCCTCAGCTGAATTTAAAGGTAAAGGAAGTTATGGTTTGGTTGACGGAAACAGAGGTTACAAAGATTTTAACAGTAACTGGATTGGATGGTACGACATCAATCCCGAAATTGAAATCGAAACCAAAAACCTTATTTTTAATACCCTGAAATTAAATTTCCTAAGCGATCAGAGACATTGGATTTTCACACCCAAAAGCATCAAAATATACGGTTTCAAAAATCAGAAATGGGAACTTATAAACGACCAAATTTGTGACATTTTAACAGAAGACTACGAAATTACAACAAAATCATGGGAACTTAGAAATCCGATCTTCAGTAGTTTTGCCAAAATTAAAATCGTCGCAGAGAACCAGAAAGAACTGCCTGCCTGGAGAAAACGAAAAAACAAAAAAGCTATGATAATGCTGGACGAGATAGAATTGTTTAAAAAATAA
- a CDS encoding lactonase family protein yields MKRLSILLFSAFFCAGLQAQNKFNLLVGTYTNTCQSNGIYVYEFDADSGAFKLKNSSESVVSPSYLSVSADNKFVYAVNENGPQSSVSAFGYDAANGKLSFLNKNDALGADPCHLINDDKNVLVANYSGGNIAVFKKNTDGSISEVQQLVQHEGKGTNVARQEKAHVHMLAFSPDKKFVLANDLGLDKVFIYKYNPISKNEILTLKGTVDVKPGSGPRHLTFSKDGKFVYLVQELDGTLTTFSLDKNGNLKAIAETSILPKGFKGGTGAAAIKISPDGAFLYVTDRVDANSVAVYKIQKEGGIELVEQISTLGKGPRDFAIDPTGNYLLVGHQYTNDIIIFKRDKTTGKLTDTGKRIGLCSPVGLVFTKI; encoded by the coding sequence ATGAAGAGATTATCTATATTGCTTTTTTCTGCTTTTTTCTGCGCAGGTTTGCAGGCTCAGAACAAATTCAATTTGCTGGTAGGGACTTATACGAATACCTGCCAGAGTAACGGAATCTATGTTTATGAATTTGATGCCGATTCGGGTGCTTTTAAATTGAAAAATTCTTCTGAAAGCGTTGTGAGTCCAAGTTATTTGTCGGTCTCGGCAGATAATAAGTTTGTTTATGCGGTAAACGAAAACGGACCTCAAAGCTCGGTGAGTGCTTTTGGTTACGATGCCGCAAACGGAAAACTTAGCTTTCTGAATAAAAATGATGCTTTGGGCGCTGATCCTTGTCATTTGATTAACGATGATAAAAATGTGCTTGTCGCGAATTATTCGGGAGGCAATATCGCTGTTTTCAAAAAGAATACGGATGGAAGTATTTCCGAAGTACAGCAGCTGGTTCAGCATGAAGGAAAAGGCACCAATGTGGCACGTCAGGAGAAAGCACACGTGCATATGCTTGCTTTTTCACCGGATAAGAAATTTGTTTTAGCTAACGATTTAGGTCTCGATAAGGTTTTTATTTATAAGTACAATCCCATTTCTAAAAATGAGATCTTAACGTTAAAGGGAACTGTAGATGTAAAACCGGGAAGCGGACCAAGACATCTAACGTTTAGCAAAGATGGTAAATTTGTATATCTGGTTCAGGAATTAGACGGTACGCTGACTACTTTTAGTTTGGATAAAAACGGAAACCTGAAAGCAATTGCCGAAACGAGTATTTTGCCAAAAGGATTTAAAGGCGGAACAGGAGCTGCAGCCATTAAAATTTCACCTGACGGAGCATTTTTATATGTTACAGACCGCGTAGATGCCAATTCGGTTGCCGTTTATAAAATCCAAAAAGAAGGCGGAATCGAACTGGTAGAGCAAATCAGTACTTTAGGAAAAGGCCCAAGAGATTTCGCAATTGATCCTACGGGGAATTATCTGTTAGTAGGGCACCAGTATACCAATGATATAATTATTTTTAAAAGAGACAAAACAACAGGAAAATTAACCGATACCGGAAAAAGAATCGGATTGTGTTCTCCGGTGGGGTTGGTGTTTACTAAAATATAG
- a CDS encoding DEAD/DEAH box helicase, protein MSTFEKFNLPKSVQKAIDELGFVTPTPIQEKSFAVIMSGRDMMGIAQTGTGKTFAYLLPLLKLYKFTNTNTPKIVILVPTRELVVQVVEEVEKLTKYMSVKTLGIFGGVNINTQKKAVYEGVDILVGTPGRTMDLALDAVVRFDETQKLVIDEFDEMLNLGFRTQLTALLAMMKTKRQNILFSATMTDEVDAVLNDFFDFPEEVTLAASGTPLEKITQITYNVPNFNTKVNLLKHLLETNESMERVLVFVNNKKISDMLHTRIEEDFEGQFGVIHSNKSQNYRLSTMAEFQEGNLRGLITTDIMARGLDISNISHVINFELPEFPELYMHRIGRTGRADATGTAISFITPREEEFKVEVEVLMNQELEIADFPEEVEISTKLIEPEKDRQPIKFLMKKQKLDGDGAFHEKAKKNKKVNLGGPSKTKKKTHGSVNRNMLKTRDKKRKDKDK, encoded by the coding sequence ATGAGCACTTTCGAAAAATTCAATCTCCCAAAATCAGTACAAAAAGCAATCGACGAATTAGGCTTTGTTACGCCTACCCCTATTCAGGAAAAATCTTTTGCCGTGATTATGTCTGGCCGGGACATGATGGGAATTGCGCAAACCGGTACCGGTAAAACGTTTGCTTACTTACTACCACTTTTAAAACTATACAAATTTACCAATACCAATACACCTAAAATTGTAATTCTGGTTCCAACGCGTGAATTAGTAGTTCAGGTTGTAGAAGAAGTAGAGAAATTAACCAAATACATGTCGGTTAAAACACTTGGTATTTTTGGTGGGGTAAACATCAATACACAAAAAAAGGCCGTATACGAAGGTGTTGATATCCTAGTAGGAACTCCTGGTAGGACCATGGATTTAGCCTTGGATGCTGTGGTACGTTTTGATGAAACTCAAAAATTAGTCATTGATGAGTTTGACGAAATGCTGAATTTAGGTTTCCGTACACAATTGACGGCCCTTTTGGCCATGATGAAAACCAAACGTCAGAACATACTATTTTCAGCAACTATGACAGATGAGGTTGATGCTGTACTAAATGACTTTTTTGACTTTCCGGAAGAAGTAACACTTGCTGCTTCGGGAACTCCATTGGAAAAAATCACACAGATTACTTATAATGTTCCGAATTTCAACACGAAAGTAAATCTCCTAAAACATTTACTTGAGACCAACGAAAGCATGGAACGTGTTTTGGTTTTCGTAAACAATAAAAAGATTTCGGATATGCTTCATACCCGAATCGAAGAGGATTTTGAAGGACAGTTTGGGGTAATTCACTCCAACAAATCTCAAAATTACCGTTTGAGTACCATGGCAGAATTCCAGGAAGGAAATCTCCGCGGATTAATCACTACAGACATTATGGCGAGAGGTTTAGATATTTCGAACATCTCTCACGTTATTAACTTCGAACTTCCTGAATTCCCGGAACTGTACATGCACAGAATTGGTCGTACTGGTCGTGCCGATGCTACAGGAACCGCTATTAGTTTCATCACACCACGTGAAGAAGAATTTAAAGTAGAAGTGGAAGTATTAATGAATCAGGAACTTGAAATTGCAGATTTCCCGGAAGAAGTAGAAATTTCAACCAAGTTAATTGAACCTGAAAAAGACAGACAGCCTATTAAGTTTTTAATGAAAAAACAAAAACTTGATGGTGATGGTGCCTTTCACGAAAAAGCCAAAAAGAATAAAAAAGTCAATCTTGGAGGTCCTTCCAAAACAAAAAAGAAAACCCACGGATCTGTCAATCGTAACATGCTAAAAACGAGAGACAAGAAGAGAAAGGATAAGGATAAATAG
- a CDS encoding response regulator transcription factor — MDTADKKIMIIDNDDMTVEILKFILKKEGYKVSIAKDGISAMERLPVIMPDLVITTITIPLKSGLEIINEIKQNYNNIRVIALSSLGEEENTVEEAFELGVDDFIAKPFNPNELLLRIKRFL; from the coding sequence ATGGATACTGCTGATAAAAAAATTATGATCATCGATAATGATGACATGACTGTTGAAATTCTAAAATTCATTCTTAAAAAAGAAGGATATAAAGTTAGTATTGCAAAAGATGGTATCAGCGCCATGGAGCGCCTGCCGGTTATAATGCCCGATTTGGTCATTACCACGATTACAATTCCGCTTAAATCCGGTCTGGAAATTATTAATGAAATCAAACAAAATTACAACAACATTCGCGTTATCGCACTTTCTTCACTTGGAGAAGAGGAAAACACCGTTGAAGAAGCTTTTGAACTTGGTGTAGACGATTTTATTGCAAAACCCTTTAATCCAAATGAGCTTTTGTTGCGAATAAAACGATTTTTATAG